The proteins below are encoded in one region of Tolumonas auensis DSM 9187:
- a CDS encoding zinc ribbon-containing protein, translating to MSELNTPDKKPKGYEQFMSHVRALWSEKGAPTTENLQHWLQEVEDFVSAAEDMTKDELALTRAYVNEELSEFLDAPGGYQDSAFYNALQNTAWEWLLAVSDRTQIEQVAVENDLHHASGYKVGEWMAPGQKICKQCGYQETLTHAVPLTPCPHCGGEHFQRQSLSP from the coding sequence ATGTCAGAACTCAACACCCCGGATAAAAAACCGAAAGGGTATGAACAGTTTATGAGCCATGTGCGTGCTTTATGGAGTGAAAAAGGCGCGCCAACCACAGAAAATCTGCAGCACTGGTTGCAGGAGGTCGAAGACTTCGTCAGTGCCGCCGAAGACATGACCAAAGATGAACTGGCATTGACCCGCGCTTACGTGAATGAAGAGTTAAGTGAGTTTCTGGATGCGCCGGGCGGCTATCAGGATTCTGCGTTTTACAATGCATTGCAGAATACCGCGTGGGAATGGTTACTGGCGGTCAGTGATCGTACGCAGATAGAGCAGGTAGCGGTAGAAAATGACCTGCATCATGCGAGTGGTTACAAGGTGGGTGAATGGATGGCGCCGGGGCAGAAAATTTGTAAACAGTGCGGTTATCAGGAAACGCTAACCCATGCCGTACCGCTGACACCATGTCCGCACTGCGGCGGTGAACATTTTCAGCGGCAGTCACTCTCGCCGTAA
- the mltB gene encoding lytic murein transglycosylase B, whose translation MKRLLALGLSLFMAADAAAATLRPQDLARMQELSQQTGVPMSQISRATGLADFRQAVLDAYKRPAESKPWYEYEALFLTEKRIRQGVDFWRTHAADLARAERTFNVPASVIVAIIGVETFYGGNMGKHPVLDSLYTLAFYHPTRTEFFSKEFVNYIRLGNQQGWDLKARQGSYAGAMGMGQFMPSSYLTYAVDFDGDGHKDLFSNPTDAIGSVANYFHKHGWKMGDAVVEAAQLTRPTAAGKVQDRVELKQRWQELQNAGVRVKTPLQADTPVTLLQYAQPDYSEYWVARQNFYVITRYNKSPLYAMAVHNLSQQIAKQYYGR comes from the coding sequence ATGAAACGTTTACTCGCACTGGGACTTTCTCTCTTTATGGCTGCGGACGCCGCGGCAGCAACATTACGTCCGCAGGATCTTGCCCGGATGCAGGAACTCAGCCAGCAGACCGGCGTACCGATGTCACAGATTTCCCGCGCCACCGGACTGGCGGATTTTCGTCAAGCCGTGCTGGATGCGTATAAACGTCCGGCAGAAAGCAAACCCTGGTATGAATACGAAGCGCTGTTTCTGACAGAAAAACGGATCCGGCAAGGGGTTGATTTCTGGCGTACCCACGCGGCGGATCTGGCCCGTGCCGAGCGAACCTTCAACGTGCCGGCCAGTGTGATTGTGGCCATCATCGGTGTGGAAACCTTCTACGGCGGCAATATGGGCAAACATCCGGTGCTTGATTCGCTGTATACGCTGGCGTTCTATCATCCAACGCGCACCGAGTTTTTCAGCAAGGAATTCGTCAACTATATCCGGCTGGGCAATCAGCAGGGCTGGGATCTGAAAGCCCGGCAGGGTTCCTATGCCGGTGCCATGGGAATGGGTCAGTTTATGCCGTCCAGTTACCTCACCTATGCCGTTGATTTTGATGGTGATGGTCATAAAGACCTGTTCAGCAACCCGACCGATGCCATTGGCAGTGTGGCCAACTATTTCCATAAACACGGCTGGAAAATGGGTGATGCGGTGGTGGAAGCAGCTCAGCTGACCCGGCCAACCGCAGCCGGTAAAGTTCAGGATCGGGTCGAACTGAAACAGCGCTGGCAGGAACTGCAGAATGCCGGTGTCCGGGTGAAGACGCCACTGCAAGCAGATACACCGGTCACATTACTGCAATATGCACAACCGGACTATTCTGAATACTGGGTCGCGCGTCAGAATTTTTATGTCATTACCCGCTATAATAAAAGTCCGCTGTATGCCATGGCGGTTCATAACCTGAGTCAGCAGATCGCGAAACAATACTATGGTCGTTAA
- the leuS gene encoding leucine--tRNA ligase, with amino-acid sequence MQEQYNPQSLEPEVQRHWDKQQTFKAFEKVDKEKFYCLSMFPYPSGRLHMGHVRNYTIGDVISRYQRLNGKNVLQPIGWDAFGLPAENAAIKNNSAPAKWTYENIEYMKGQLKMLGLSYDWDRELATCTPQYYRWEQWFFTELYKKGLVYKKTSSVNWCPNDQTVLANEQVQDGCCWRCDTPVEQKEIPQWFVKITAYAEELLTDLDKLDGWPEMVKTMQRNWIGRSEGLTMTFHVENSEQSFDIYTTRPDTLMGVTYVAVAAAHPLAKQAAENNAALADFLEECKNTKVAEAELATMEKKGMATGLYALHPLDGRRVPIMVANFVLMDYGTGAVMAVPAHDQRDFEFAHKYGLEIRAVIAAEDGSAPDISAAAYTEKGVLFNSGEFDGLDFKQAFDAICTKLESQGLGKRTVNFRLRDWGVSRQRYWGAPIPMLTLEDGTVVPAPADQLPVILPEDVVMDGVQSPIKADPEWAKTTYNGQPALRETDTFDTFMESSWYFARYCCPDYEQGMLDTDRANHWLPVDQYIGGIEHACMHLLYARFFHKLLRDSGMVKSDEPFTRLLCQGMVLADAFYYTEHGARVWVSPTDVKVERDEKGRIIKAVDNEGREVIHAGMTKMSKSKNNGIDPQLMVERYGADTVRLFMMFASPADMTLEWQESGVDGAQRFLKRLWKAVAEHTAKGAAPELDVASLSNEQKTLRRELHKTIAKFSDDIGRRQTFNTAIAAVMELMNRVAKAPQESDQDRALVQEVLTNVVLMLYPITPHVCFHLWQALGNADIDQAAWPVADAAAMVEDEKLVVVQVNGKVRGKLTVAADATQEQVQALAMQDHTVAKFTADLTVRKVIYVPGKLLNIVVG; translated from the coding sequence ATGCAAGAACAATATAATCCCCAGTCCCTGGAGCCGGAAGTTCAACGGCATTGGGATAAACAGCAGACATTCAAAGCCTTCGAGAAAGTAGATAAAGAAAAATTCTACTGCCTGTCTATGTTTCCTTATCCTTCAGGCCGTCTGCACATGGGTCATGTGCGTAACTACACCATCGGTGACGTGATCTCCCGTTACCAGCGCCTGAATGGCAAAAACGTACTGCAACCGATCGGTTGGGATGCGTTCGGTCTGCCGGCAGAAAACGCGGCGATCAAAAACAACTCTGCACCAGCCAAATGGACCTACGAGAACATCGAGTACATGAAAGGTCAGCTGAAGATGCTGGGTCTTTCTTACGACTGGGATCGTGAACTGGCGACCTGTACCCCGCAATATTACCGCTGGGAACAATGGTTCTTCACCGAACTATATAAAAAAGGTCTGGTATATAAGAAGACCTCTTCCGTGAACTGGTGTCCGAATGACCAGACCGTACTGGCCAACGAACAGGTGCAGGATGGTTGCTGCTGGCGTTGTGATACGCCGGTAGAACAGAAAGAAATTCCGCAGTGGTTTGTAAAAATCACCGCGTACGCTGAAGAGCTGCTGACCGATCTGGACAAGCTGGATGGCTGGCCGGAAATGGTGAAAACCATGCAGCGCAACTGGATTGGCCGCTCTGAAGGTCTGACCATGACTTTCCATGTAGAAAACAGCGAACAATCGTTTGATATCTACACCACCCGTCCGGACACCCTGATGGGCGTGACGTATGTCGCCGTGGCTGCGGCACATCCGCTGGCAAAACAGGCTGCAGAAAACAACGCCGCGCTGGCTGACTTCCTTGAAGAGTGCAAAAACACCAAAGTTGCCGAAGCTGAACTGGCGACGATGGAGAAAAAAGGCATGGCCACCGGCCTGTATGCCCTGCACCCGCTGGATGGCCGTCGCGTACCAATCATGGTCGCTAACTTCGTACTGATGGACTACGGTACTGGTGCAGTCATGGCCGTACCTGCGCACGACCAGCGTGACTTTGAATTTGCCCATAAATACGGTCTGGAAATTCGTGCCGTGATCGCGGCTGAAGATGGTTCTGCTCCGGATATCTCTGCCGCTGCTTACACCGAGAAAGGTGTGCTGTTTAATTCCGGTGAATTTGATGGTCTGGACTTCAAACAAGCCTTTGATGCCATCTGTACCAAACTGGAATCGCAGGGTTTAGGTAAACGCACCGTTAACTTCCGTCTGCGTGACTGGGGTGTCTCCCGTCAGCGTTACTGGGGTGCACCAATCCCGATGCTGACGCTGGAAGACGGCACCGTGGTACCAGCACCAGCTGACCAGCTGCCGGTGATTCTGCCGGAAGACGTAGTGATGGACGGCGTGCAGAGCCCGATCAAGGCCGATCCGGAGTGGGCAAAAACGACCTACAACGGTCAGCCTGCGCTGCGCGAAACCGATACCTTCGATACCTTCATGGAATCGTCCTGGTATTTCGCCCGTTACTGCTGCCCGGATTACGAACAAGGCATGCTGGATACCGATCGTGCTAACCACTGGTTGCCGGTAGATCAATATATCGGTGGTATCGAACACGCCTGTATGCACCTGCTGTATGCGCGTTTCTTCCACAAACTGCTGCGTGACTCCGGCATGGTGAAGAGCGATGAACCGTTCACTCGCCTGCTGTGTCAGGGCATGGTGCTGGCTGATGCCTTCTACTACACCGAACACGGTGCCCGCGTCTGGGTCAGCCCGACCGATGTCAAAGTAGAGCGTGACGAAAAAGGCCGTATCATCAAAGCAGTGGATAATGAAGGCCGTGAAGTGATCCACGCCGGCATGACCAAGATGTCGAAATCGAAGAACAACGGTATCGACCCGCAACTGATGGTGGAACGTTACGGTGCCGACACCGTACGTCTGTTCATGATGTTTGCCTCACCAGCCGATATGACGCTGGAATGGCAGGAATCAGGTGTCGATGGTGCACAACGTTTCCTGAAACGTCTGTGGAAAGCGGTGGCCGAACATACTGCGAAAGGTGCCGCACCAGAACTGGACGTGGCGAGCCTGAGCAATGAGCAGAAAACACTGCGCCGTGAACTGCATAAGACCATTGCCAAGTTCAGCGATGACATTGGTCGTCGTCAGACCTTCAACACCGCCATTGCTGCTGTAATGGAGCTGATGAACCGTGTCGCGAAAGCACCACAAGAGTCAGACCAGGATCGCGCACTGGTACAGGAAGTGCTGACCAACGTCGTACTGATGCTCTATCCAATCACCCCGCATGTCTGCTTCCATCTGTGGCAGGCGCTGGGTAATGCGGATATCGATCAGGCCGCCTGGCCGGTAGCCGATGCCGCCGCGATGGTGGAAGACGAAAAACTGGTGGTGGTACAGGTCAATGGTAAAGTGCGCGGTAAGCTGACCGTGGCTGCCGATGCCACCCAGGAACAGGTACAGGCACTGGCGATGCAGGATCACACTGTGGCGAAGTTCACTGCTGATCTGACCGTGCGTAAAGTGATCTATGTCCCGGGCAAACTGCTCAATATCGTGGTTGGCTAA
- a CDS encoding serine hydrolase, translating into MNKVVAFLFGLVCFSSQSFAATVPKPYVPDEPVVVVKSKPVVKPAVKPVAKPVVKKVAAVKKTVKKTVKKTTKKPVSVAKAGKVKPLSATKTTKPATKLALNSTQRLNKYSRTQKKVKSRQLAKNAGHKSASISSRAHAPVKSSLAANTPPARVNTIPMTSGSPFLDSNAALIMNANTGRMVYGKNAARRTPIASITKLMTAMVVLDAKLSMDQPITITNADVDRVKRSSSRLEIGTTLSRYDTMWLALMSSENRAAHSLARTYPGGKGAFIAAMNRKARALGMRNTVFYDSTGLNKNNTSTAADLALMVQAAYRYPQIRQLSTSTEHDIISASGRQLHYQNSNALVREGAWDIELSKTGYIKEAGRCLVMVADVQNKPMVMVFLNAGAPSGRINDARNLKSWLERQPVKQLG; encoded by the coding sequence ATGAACAAGGTAGTAGCTTTCTTATTTGGATTAGTCTGTTTTTCTTCGCAAAGTTTCGCCGCGACAGTACCCAAGCCGTATGTCCCGGACGAACCGGTCGTGGTAGTAAAAAGTAAACCGGTAGTCAAACCGGCGGTGAAGCCTGTGGCTAAGCCGGTGGTTAAAAAAGTGGCCGCGGTTAAAAAGACCGTGAAGAAAACGGTTAAAAAGACGACCAAAAAACCAGTTTCAGTCGCCAAAGCCGGTAAGGTTAAACCGCTGTCCGCAACAAAAACGACCAAACCAGCCACCAAACTTGCGCTGAACTCCACACAGCGACTGAATAAATACAGCCGGACGCAGAAAAAGGTCAAATCGCGTCAGTTAGCCAAAAATGCCGGCCATAAGTCAGCGAGTATCTCTTCCCGTGCACATGCGCCGGTCAAATCCAGTCTGGCTGCGAATACGCCGCCAGCCCGGGTGAATACTATTCCGATGACCAGCGGCAGTCCGTTTCTGGACTCCAATGCCGCACTGATCATGAATGCCAATACCGGCCGCATGGTGTATGGCAAAAATGCGGCGCGTCGTACGCCTATCGCATCGATTACCAAACTGATGACCGCGATGGTCGTGCTGGATGCCAAATTATCCATGGATCAACCGATCACCATCACCAATGCCGATGTTGACCGGGTGAAGAGATCCAGCTCCCGTCTGGAGATTGGCACCACCTTATCCCGTTATGACACGATGTGGCTGGCACTGATGTCATCGGAAAACCGTGCCGCACATTCGCTGGCCCGTACCTATCCGGGTGGTAAAGGCGCATTCATTGCCGCGATGAACCGTAAAGCACGCGCGCTCGGCATGCGTAATACCGTATTTTATGATTCAACCGGACTGAACAAGAACAACACCTCCACCGCAGCTGATCTGGCTCTGATGGTGCAGGCGGCTTACCGTTATCCGCAGATCCGTCAGTTAAGCACTTCCACGGAACATGACATTATCAGTGCTTCCGGTCGTCAGCTGCACTATCAGAACAGTAATGCGCTGGTGCGCGAAGGTGCCTGGGATATCGAACTGTCAAAAACCGGCTATATCAAGGAAGCCGGGCGTTGTCTGGTGATGGTGGCTGATGTGCAGAATAAACCGATGGTGATGGTATTCCTGAATGCCGGTGCTCCGTCCGGCCGTATCAATGATGCCCGGAATCTGAAAAGCTGGCTGGAACGTCAGCCGGTGAAGCAGTTAGGCTAG
- the holA gene encoding DNA polymerase III subunit delta, translated as MRVFSEQLAEQLQAGLRACYLIFGDEPLQKMEALQQIRHVAREQGFTDVYRFSASEEPLPWDHIHACSQSLSLFSSRQIIEIELGDKLPKEWAERISELQQQLHPDLLLIILGPRLNSSQSKSGWFTTLDKQGIYIPVALPDARYFPRWMKLRSQQNGLRIDNDGITFLCHAFEGNLLAAAQELEKLALLALPQPLTVAVLQHNITRHNVFDPFKWLDTLLEGKSQRALRMLAQLRDEGVEPGMLTWALAKDLELLWSLRLAQDARQPLTSLLQAAKIWPSRQTLVQQAMQRLPADQLRDMLRMMSELDRSNRTFDSATAWQWLQTLSLAFRGSTSLRFTLPVQL; from the coding sequence ATGCGGGTCTTCAGCGAACAATTAGCTGAACAGTTACAAGCAGGCCTTCGTGCCTGCTATCTTATTTTTGGCGACGAACCATTACAGAAAATGGAAGCGTTGCAGCAAATCCGTCATGTCGCCCGGGAACAGGGTTTTACCGATGTTTACCGCTTCAGCGCCAGCGAAGAACCGCTGCCATGGGATCATATTCATGCCTGCAGTCAAAGTCTGAGTCTGTTTTCCAGCCGGCAAATTATTGAGATCGAGCTGGGTGACAAACTGCCAAAAGAGTGGGCAGAACGGATCAGCGAATTACAGCAGCAACTGCACCCGGATCTGCTGCTGATTATTCTTGGCCCGCGACTGAACAGCAGTCAGAGCAAAAGCGGCTGGTTCACGACACTGGATAAACAAGGGATTTATATCCCGGTCGCCTTGCCGGATGCCCGCTATTTCCCGCGCTGGATGAAACTGCGCAGCCAGCAGAATGGCTTACGTATCGACAATGATGGCATTACCTTTCTGTGTCATGCCTTCGAAGGTAACTTGCTGGCAGCCGCCCAAGAGCTGGAAAAACTCGCGCTGCTGGCACTCCCCCAGCCACTGACCGTGGCGGTATTGCAGCACAACATCACCCGGCACAATGTCTTTGACCCCTTCAAATGGCTGGATACCTTGCTGGAAGGTAAGAGTCAGCGCGCCCTGCGCATGCTGGCACAGCTGCGGGATGAAGGGGTTGAACCCGGTATGCTGACCTGGGCGCTGGCCAAAGATCTGGAGCTGCTCTGGTCATTACGCCTGGCACAGGATGCCCGCCAACCACTCACCTCGTTACTGCAGGCGGCCAAAATATGGCCAAGCCGGCAAACGCTGGTACAGCAGGCCATGCAACGCCTGCCGGCGGACCAGTTACGCGACATGTTACGGATGATGAGCGAACTGGATCGCAGTAACCGCACCTTCGACAGTGCCACAGCCTGGCAATGGCTGCAGACCCTTTCACTGGCATTTCGCGGCAGCACTTCATTACGTTTTACCTTACCGGTACAACTCTGA
- the lptE gene encoding LPS assembly lipoprotein LptE → MKRLVCGVMILVSLVLTGCGFHMRGSMDEKLLPSQLKAIHVEGDDRSDIYRLVTTRLRHSGVKLVDSSDEVPVLNLGNISVSNSAASLDNRSQVVEYVMLFNTDYSITLPHKPLQKFSARFSRVFLNKSSQALASSREQAQLRNEMEVQTADLILIQLSRVVF, encoded by the coding sequence ATGAAACGACTGGTTTGTGGTGTGATGATACTGGTGAGCCTCGTGCTCACCGGTTGTGGTTTTCATATGCGGGGCAGTATGGATGAAAAATTACTGCCATCGCAGCTGAAAGCGATCCATGTGGAAGGTGATGACCGCAGCGATATCTATCGCCTGGTCACCACACGTCTGCGTCATTCCGGTGTAAAGCTGGTTGACAGCAGCGACGAGGTTCCGGTGCTGAATCTGGGTAATATCAGTGTCAGTAACAGTGCTGCCTCGCTGGATAACCGCAGCCAGGTCGTGGAATATGTGATGCTGTTTAATACCGATTACAGCATCACCCTGCCGCATAAACCACTGCAGAAATTCAGTGCCCGCTTCAGCCGGGTGTTCCTGAACAAATCCTCACAGGCGCTGGCCTCTTCCCGCGAACAGGCACAACTGCGCAATGAGATGGAAGTTCAGACCGCAGATCTGATCCTGATCCAGCTCAGCCGTGTCGTCTTCTGA
- the rsfS gene encoding ribosome silencing factor, giving the protein MQGKQLQDFVVDKLDDMKASDIMVLDVHGISDITDCMIICTGNSNRHVRSIAENLAEEIRHAGMMPFGVDNNSDGEWVMVDLGEVMVHVMQNDARHLYQLEKLWNRNSKAA; this is encoded by the coding sequence TTGCAAGGTAAACAACTACAAGACTTCGTCGTAGACAAGCTCGACGACATGAAAGCCAGCGATATTATGGTGCTGGACGTACACGGCATTTCGGACATTACCGACTGCATGATCATCTGTACCGGTAACTCTAACCGCCATGTACGCTCAATCGCTGAAAACCTTGCCGAAGAAATTCGTCATGCCGGCATGATGCCGTTTGGTGTGGATAACAACAGTGACGGCGAATGGGTAATGGTCGATTTGGGTGAAGTGATGGTGCATGTCATGCAAAACGATGCACGCCATCTCTATCAGCTGGAAAAACTGTGGAACCGTAATAGCAAGGCTGCCTGA
- the mrdA gene encoding penicillin-binding protein 2, which translates to MTRIAFKNKAQESALFARRVWFSVFVIALMISMLLGNLYYLQVEQYQNYQTRSNSNRIKVIPSAPPRGLIFDRNGVLLAENQPEFSLELIPEQTTNLKQTVQELTDLLGLDPENIPRILAEARHNRKFNPVTVAEQLNEEQVAIFSVNQYRFPGSSIEAYLKRHYPYADVLTHALGYVARINTKDLQRLDKDGKLPNYAATHDIGKQGVEKYYEDQLHGQAGYQEVEVNNKGRVLRTLKFQPPQAGQDLYLGIDIKLQKRAYELMQGRKGGIVMMDPRDGSILAFVSAPSYDPNIFVRGVTGKEYAALLKDPDRPLINRISQGGYAPASTVKPLLAIMGLNEGAITPYYRYFGGATFQIPGTARKFRDWRRGGHGWLDVYRAIEVSADTYFYDLAYRVGIDKINEYMTRFGFGNYSGLDVFEESTGIMPSREWKQKRHRQPWFQGDTISVGIGQGYWTSTLIQLARAHSILTQHGRIITPHIGMAFGNGDKQQRIIPAEQEPIQVKDDSYWGVALEGMYLVNNGPEGSGRHAFAGTPYKAAGKSGTAQVVGMKENQRYDAKKLKAEHRDNALFVSFAPYDNPTVVCAIILENAGGGGKNAAPIARAMMDAYLLGKYDDGIKDDEATAH; encoded by the coding sequence ATGACCCGGATTGCCTTTAAGAACAAAGCGCAGGAAAGTGCACTGTTTGCACGACGGGTATGGTTTTCTGTATTCGTCATTGCGCTGATGATCTCGATGCTGCTTGGCAACCTCTATTATTTACAGGTAGAGCAGTATCAGAATTATCAGACCCGTTCCAACAGCAACCGGATCAAAGTGATCCCCAGTGCTCCGCCGCGCGGTTTGATCTTCGATCGCAACGGCGTATTACTGGCGGAGAACCAGCCGGAGTTCAGTCTGGAACTGATCCCGGAACAAACGACCAATCTGAAACAGACCGTGCAGGAACTGACCGATCTGCTGGGACTGGATCCTGAGAATATCCCGCGGATCCTGGCTGAAGCGCGGCATAACCGGAAATTTAATCCGGTCACCGTGGCAGAACAGCTTAACGAAGAGCAGGTCGCGATCTTCTCTGTCAATCAGTACCGTTTTCCCGGCAGCAGCATTGAAGCCTACCTGAAACGGCACTATCCGTATGCCGATGTACTGACACATGCCCTGGGTTATGTTGCCCGGATCAATACCAAAGATCTGCAACGGCTGGATAAAGACGGCAAATTGCCCAACTATGCCGCGACCCACGATATCGGTAAGCAAGGTGTCGAAAAATACTATGAAGATCAATTACATGGTCAGGCAGGTTATCAGGAAGTCGAGGTCAATAATAAAGGCCGGGTGTTACGTACGCTGAAATTCCAGCCACCGCAGGCCGGACAGGATCTCTACCTCGGTATTGATATCAAGCTGCAGAAACGCGCTTACGAACTCATGCAGGGCCGCAAGGGCGGTATCGTCATGATGGATCCGCGTGACGGTTCGATACTGGCGTTTGTCTCCGCCCCCAGCTACGACCCGAATATCTTCGTCCGTGGTGTCACGGGCAAAGAGTATGCCGCATTACTGAAAGATCCGGACCGTCCGTTGATCAACCGGATTTCACAGGGCGGCTATGCGCCCGCTTCAACCGTTAAGCCTCTGCTGGCCATTATGGGCCTGAATGAAGGCGCGATTACCCCTTATTATCGCTACTTCGGTGGCGCGACGTTCCAGATCCCGGGGACCGCACGCAAGTTCCGTGACTGGCGCCGTGGCGGACATGGCTGGCTGGACGTATACCGCGCGATTGAAGTCTCTGCGGATACCTATTTCTACGATCTGGCGTACCGCGTGGGGATCGACAAGATCAATGAATACATGACCCGCTTTGGTTTCGGCAATTATTCCGGTCTGGATGTTTTTGAAGAAAGCACCGGCATCATGCCATCCCGGGAATGGAAGCAGAAGCGGCACCGCCAACCCTGGTTCCAGGGTGATACGATTTCCGTGGGCATCGGTCAGGGTTACTGGACCTCAACCCTGATCCAGCTGGCGCGGGCACACAGTATTCTGACACAGCATGGCCGGATCATTACGCCGCATATTGGTATGGCGTTTGGCAATGGCGACAAACAACAGCGGATCATCCCCGCCGAACAGGAACCGATTCAGGTAAAAGATGACAGTTACTGGGGTGTCGCACTGGAAGGGATGTATCTGGTTAATAACGGACCGGAAGGCTCCGGTCGTCATGCCTTTGCCGGTACACCGTATAAAGCAGCCGGTAAATCAGGCACGGCACAGGTCGTGGGGATGAAAGAAAACCAGCGTTATGATGCCAAAAAACTGAAAGCAGAACACCGGGATAACGCATTGTTCGTCAGTTTTGCACCGTATGATAACCCCACCGTGGTTTGTGCCATTATTCTGGAAAATGCCGGTGGTGGTGGCAAAAATGCAGCACCGATTGCCCGCGCCATGATGGACGCTTACCTGCTTGGCAAATATGACGATGGCATCAAAGATGATGAGGCGACGGCACATTGA
- the rlmH gene encoding 23S rRNA (pseudouridine(1915)-N(3))-methyltransferase RlmH, with translation MKIQLIAVGTKMPDWVTTGFNEYQRRFPKDMPLELLEIPAGKRGKNADIARILEKEGEQALAAVGKSSRIVTLDLPGKNWTTPQLAQQLESWKQDGRDVALLIGGPEGLSPACKAAAEQSWCLSALTMPHPLVRIVVAESLYRAWSLTTNHPYHRE, from the coding sequence ATGAAGATCCAGCTTATTGCCGTTGGCACCAAAATGCCTGACTGGGTAACCACCGGCTTTAATGAATACCAGCGACGTTTCCCGAAGGATATGCCGCTGGAGCTGCTCGAAATTCCTGCCGGTAAACGCGGGAAGAACGCGGATATTGCCCGGATACTGGAAAAAGAGGGTGAACAGGCACTGGCCGCAGTAGGTAAATCAAGCCGCATTGTGACACTCGATCTGCCCGGAAAAAACTGGACCACGCCACAGCTGGCACAGCAACTGGAAAGCTGGAAACAGGATGGCCGTGATGTCGCTTTGTTAATCGGTGGCCCGGAAGGTCTGTCGCCGGCCTGTAAAGCCGCAGCGGAACAGAGCTGGTGTTTATCCGCGCTCACCATGCCGCATCCGCTGGTTCGTATTGTGGTCGCAGAAAGCCTCTATCGTGCATGGAGTCTGACCACCAACCATCCTTATCATCGCGAATAA
- the rodA gene encoding rod shape-determining protein RodA, which yields MNEENNKYQLWQKIHVDLPLLFAIIALIAFSMVVLYSASGQHPDMLFNKLVHTALAFTVMLVMAQFSPAFYARWAPPAFLACIVLLLCVMIFGHVGKGAQRWLDLGFIKFQPSEFLKIVMPMTVAAYMDRHPLPPRLAHVSIALALVLIPTLLIAEQPDLGTAILVAVSGIFVIFLGGINWWLIISAGVLLCAFMPVMWFFLMHDYQRQRVLTFLNPESDPLGTGYHIIQSKIAIGSGGLFGKGWLNGTQSQLDFLPERHTDFIFAVIGEEFGLMGFIVLMVLYLLILYRCLHISLQAQNCFDRLLGGALSLTFFFYVFINIGMVSGILPVVGVPLPLVSYGGTAMITLCAGFGILMSIHTHRRLLA from the coding sequence TTGAACGAAGAAAATAATAAATATCAGCTGTGGCAGAAGATCCATGTCGATCTGCCATTGCTGTTTGCCATCATCGCCCTAATTGCCTTCAGTATGGTGGTGCTTTATTCCGCCTCCGGTCAGCATCCGGATATGCTGTTCAATAAGCTGGTACATACCGCACTGGCATTCACCGTCATGCTGGTAATGGCGCAGTTTTCACCGGCATTCTATGCCCGCTGGGCCCCGCCGGCATTTCTGGCCTGTATCGTTTTATTGCTCTGCGTGATGATCTTCGGTCATGTCGGCAAAGGTGCTCAGCGCTGGCTGGATCTCGGCTTCATCAAGTTTCAGCCGTCTGAATTTCTGAAAATCGTGATGCCGATGACCGTTGCTGCCTACATGGATCGGCATCCGCTGCCGCCACGGCTGGCACATGTCAGCATTGCACTGGCGCTGGTGCTGATCCCGACATTACTGATCGCGGAACAGCCGGATCTCGGTACCGCGATCCTGGTGGCGGTATCCGGCATCTTTGTCATTTTTCTGGGCGGGATTAACTGGTGGCTGATCATCAGCGCCGGCGTGTTGCTGTGCGCCTTTATGCCGGTGATGTGGTTTTTCCTGATGCATGATTATCAGCGCCAGCGGGTACTGACCTTCCTGAATCCGGAAAGCGACCCGCTGGGTACCGGTTACCATATTATTCAATCCAAGATTGCGATTGGTTCCGGCGGTCTGTTTGGTAAAGGCTGGCTGAATGGTACGCAGTCGCAGCTCGATTTTTTACCGGAACGGCATACTGACTTTATCTTTGCCGTCATCGGCGAAGAGTTTGGCCTGATGGGCTTTATCGTGCTGATGGTGCTGTATCTGCTGATCCTGTACCGCTGCCTGCATATCAGTCTGCAGGCGCAGAATTGTTTCGACCGTTTGCTCGGCGGTGCGTTGTCCCTGACCTTTTTCTTTTATGTCTTTATCAATATCGGGATGGTCAGTGGCATCCTGCCGGTGGTGGGTGTTCCCCTGCCACTGGTCAGTTATGGCGGAACCGCTATGATAACGCTGTGTGCCGGTTTTGGTATTCTGATGTCGATCCATACCCATCGCCGACTTTTAGCCTGA